One genomic segment of candidate division WOR-3 bacterium includes these proteins:
- the hisB gene encoding imidazoleglycerol-phosphate dehydratase HisB, translating into MRKTSVERKTKETEIKVELNIDGSGTYKIETPIGFLNHSLENFAKHGLFDLQIKAIGDLNVDQHHLVEDCGITLGLSFKKALGDKRGINRAGYFVYPMDEALAVVAVDISGRPYLQFEAKFKRRFCGDLDTDLIEDFFYGFATNLGANLVVRMPYGRNDHHKIEAIFKAFGKAMKMACSLDKRAIEDIPSTKGVIENDSNN; encoded by the coding sequence ATGAGAAAAACATCTGTTGAAAGAAAAACAAAAGAAACAGAGATAAAAGTTGAATTAAATATTGATGGGAGCGGAACTTACAAGATTGAAACTCCAATTGGATTTTTAAATCACTCCCTGGAGAATTTCGCTAAACACGGTCTTTTTGATTTACAAATAAAAGCAATTGGCGATTTAAACGTAGATCAACATCACCTTGTAGAAGATTGTGGGATTACCCTTGGTCTTAGCTTCAAAAAAGCTCTTGGAGACAAAAGGGGAATTAATAGGGCAGGATATTTTGTTTATCCAATGGATGAGGCCCTTGCTGTTGTAGCTGTGGACATAAGCGGAAGACCATATCTCCAATTTGAAGCAAAATTTAAAAGGAGATTTTGCGGAGACTTAGACACAGACCTTATCGAAGATTTCTTCTATGGATTCGCTACAAATCTTGGGGCAAATCTTGTAGTAAGGATGCCTTATGGCAGAAACGACCACCACAAAATTGAAGCCATTTTTAAGGCTTTTGGAAAGGCAATGAAAATGGCTTGCTCATTGGATAAAAGAGCAATTGAAGACATACCGAGCACAAAAGGAGTAATAGAAAATGATAGCAATAATTGA
- the hisI gene encoding phosphoribosyl-AMP cyclohydrolase, producing the protein MIVASIDLMEGKAVQLRRGKEKMLEHSQPLKLAEEFDKYGEIAVIDLDAAMEKGENKEIIKNILKIAECRVGGGIRSVEKAKEMISLGAKKVIIGSKAFENDKINKTFLKELKKKVGKGKIIIAIDALNEIIVTRGWKHSTGISLYKAIKDLEEFASEFLFTCVEKEGTLKGINLEIVKKLLKETKNKVTVAGGVSTIEEIKELANLGCDVQLGMALYTGKISLKDGFIESLNWKTDLLPTITQDDEGQVLMLAYSNKDSLRKTFETGNMCYFSRSRGKLWMKGETSGNIQKLLKIRADCDRDTLLATVQQKGVACHLETYTCFGEKNFNLKELYKIIKDKIRDPKNRVSYEDLNKELLEGKDKEEIKLKAANLLYLATFALAKSNISFDEVLSELRRYRK; encoded by the coding sequence ATGATTGTGGCTTCTATTGATTTAATGGAAGGAAAAGCTGTCCAACTGAGAAGAGGAAAAGAAAAAATGTTGGAACATAGCCAACCTCTAAAATTGGCAGAAGAATTCGATAAATATGGAGAAATCGCAGTGATTGACCTTGATGCCGCGATGGAAAAAGGAGAAAATAAAGAAATTATCAAAAATATCCTAAAAATAGCTGAATGCAGGGTTGGAGGTGGAATTAGAAGTGTAGAAAAAGCCAAAGAGATGATTTCTCTTGGGGCAAAAAAGGTTATAATTGGGTCTAAGGCTTTTGAAAATGATAAGATAAACAAGACCTTCTTAAAAGAGCTCAAAAAAAAAGTAGGTAAGGGGAAAATAATAATAGCCATAGATGCTTTAAATGAAATAATTGTAACAAGAGGTTGGAAGCACTCTACAGGAATTTCTCTTTATAAAGCGATAAAAGATTTAGAAGAATTTGCCTCCGAATTTTTATTTACCTGTGTAGAAAAAGAAGGAACCTTAAAAGGTATAAACCTTGAGATTGTAAAGAAATTGTTAAAAGAGACAAAAAATAAAGTTACAGTAGCAGGAGGTGTAAGCACAATTGAAGAAATAAAAGAATTAGCTAACTTGGGATGTGATGTCCAACTTGGAATGGCTCTATATACAGGAAAAATTTCTTTAAAAGATGGGTTTATAGAATCTCTTAATTGGAAAACAGACCTCTTACCAACAATTACTCAAGATGATGAAGGTCAAGTTTTAATGCTTGCATATTCAAATAAAGATTCTTTAAGAAAAACTTTTGAAACAGGTAATATGTGCTATTTTTCTCGCTCGAGGGGAAAACTTTGGATGAAAGGAGAAACTTCTGGAAACATCCAAAAGCTTCTAAAAATAAGAGCTGATTGTGATAGAGATACCCTACTTGCCACAGTTCAACAAAAAGGAGTTGCTTGTCACCTCGAAACTTACACTTGTTTTGGAGAGAAGAACTTTAATTTGAAAGAATTGTATAAAATAATTAAAGACAAGATAAGAGATCCTAAAAACCGAGTCTCCTATGAAGACTTAAATAAGGAACTTTTAGAAGGAAAAGATAAAGAAGAGATTAAATTAAAGGCTGCAAATTTATTATACCTCGCGACCTTTGCTTTGGCAAAGAGTAATATTTCTTTTGACGAAGTTTTAAGCGAATTAAGGAGGTATAGAAAATGA
- a CDS encoding ATP-binding protein: protein MIEIEKELGFLLDFIPVPLIAWDKDYKILFWNGRAEQEFGKPIKEILEPTLMRELQESIKAQKEGNIEGEAFDEKEPFIIIQNIEIKPEFGSKRIYEWSSIFLNLSSQIRGLSMAKDVSKLEILQKRMLSSRRLATIGQLIGGIAHEANNLLMEVSYGINAALEYIKDPEVLEDVQLGADGVRRIKNLLKALLSNTRKIRGEKKLFNVIDVVKEVVHLGQQALSKKLTITASYFDPEPLVIGDPDQLHQVLINLLMNAKDAIGESNEGKIHFEVRNIFRLEKDEKEKEYVAISVSDNGCGMEPAVKEKIFELFFTTKTEENGDEGGSGIGLFFVNSVIRGMGGWIEVESEKDKGSKFTLFIPKS from the coding sequence ATGATAGAGATAGAAAAAGAATTGGGATTTTTACTTGATTTTATTCCTGTTCCTCTTATCGCTTGGGACAAAGATTACAAAATTCTTTTCTGGAATGGAAGGGCAGAACAAGAATTTGGAAAACCAATAAAGGAAATCTTAGAACCAACACTTATGCGTGAGTTACAGGAATCAATTAAAGCTCAAAAAGAGGGAAATATTGAAGGAGAAGCCTTTGATGAAAAAGAGCCTTTTATAATCATCCAAAATATAGAAATAAAGCCTGAATTTGGAAGTAAAAGAATTTACGAATGGAGTTCTATTTTCCTTAATTTGAGTTCACAAATTAGGGGTTTATCAATGGCAAAAGATGTCTCAAAATTAGAAATACTCCAAAAAAGGATGCTTTCTTCAAGAAGGCTTGCAACAATTGGACAACTTATTGGGGGAATAGCCCATGAAGCAAACAATTTATTAATGGAAGTTTCATATGGAATTAATGCTGCCTTAGAATACATAAAGGACCCTGAAGTCCTTGAGGACGTCCAATTAGGTGCGGATGGGGTAAGGAGAATAAAAAATCTCTTAAAAGCTCTTCTCTCTAACACAAGAAAAATTAGAGGAGAGAAGAAACTCTTTAATGTAATTGATGTGGTAAAAGAAGTAGTTCATTTAGGTCAACAAGCATTATCCAAAAAATTAACAATTACAGCTTCTTATTTTGATCCAGAACCCTTAGTAATAGGAGACCCAGACCAACTTCATCAAGTGCTTATAAACCTACTAATGAACGCAAAAGATGCAATTGGAGAATCAAACGAGGGTAAAATTCACTTTGAAGTCAGAAATATCTTCCGCCTTGAGAAAGACGAAAAGGAAAAAGAATATGTCGCTATATCAGTTTCTGATAATGGATGCGGTATGGAACCTGCGGTAAAAGAAAAAATCTTTGAACTTTTCTTTACAACAAAAACAGAAGAAAATGGAGACGAAGGAGGCTCAGGAATAGGACTTTTCTTTGTCAACAGCGTAATAAGAGGAATGGGTGGTTGGATCGAAGTAGAAAGCGAAAAGGATAAAGGTTCTAAATTCACCCTCTTTATCCCCAAAAGTTAA
- the nagB gene encoding glucosamine-6-phosphate deaminase has product MLKLIITSDYEEMSKLAAKLIAEEIKKREQIVLGLATGNTPLGTYKELIRLHKEEGLDFSDVITFNLDEYLGLSPTDRRSYNFYMWENLFYEINIRRENVHIPRGDTSNPEEFCKWYEEEIKRVGGIDLQLLGIGRDGHIGFNEPGSSFSGRTRVKKLAEVTIRDNARFFDNKIEDVPHYAISMGIGTILEAEKIILIANGEHKAEICARFIEGPVTKQVPASSLQLHSDVTVILDKAAASRLERTR; this is encoded by the coding sequence ATGCTTAAATTAATAATTACCTCTGATTACGAAGAAATGAGTAAACTTGCCGCAAAATTAATAGCCGAAGAAATAAAGAAAAGAGAGCAAATTGTGTTAGGGCTCGCCACAGGAAATACGCCGCTTGGAACTTATAAAGAACTTATCAGATTACACAAAGAGGAGGGCCTTGATTTTTCAGATGTGATTACCTTTAACTTAGATGAATATCTTGGGCTTTCTCCAACAGATAGAAGAAGTTATAATTTTTATATGTGGGAAAATTTGTTTTATGAAATAAATATAAGACGAGAGAATGTTCATATTCCAAGAGGTGACACTTCAAATCCTGAAGAATTTTGTAAGTGGTATGAAGAGGAGATCAAGAGAGTGGGGGGGATTGATTTACAACTTCTTGGAATAGGTCGGGATGGTCATATTGGTTTTAATGAGCCAGGTTCGTCTTTTTCTGGGAGAACGCGGGTTAAAAAGCTTGCAGAAGTAACAATTAGAGATAATGCGAGATTTTTTGATAATAAGATAGAAGATGTTCCTCATTATGCGATTTCAATGGGGATTGGCACAATTTTGGAAGCTGAAAAGATAATTCTTATTGCAAATGGGGAACATAAAGCAGAAATTTGTGCCCGGTTTATAGAAGGTCCTGTTACAAAGCAGGTTCCTGCTTCTTCTTTACAATTGCATTCTGATGTTACTGTGATTCTTGATAAAGCTGCGGCTTCCCGGCTTGAAAGAACAAGATGA
- the hisF gene encoding imidazole glycerol phosphate synthase subunit HisF, whose translation MLAIRIIPCLDVENGKVVKGVKFKNLNSVGDPVELARTYYKDGADELMFLDVGASYKSREILIEVVKKVSEEVFIPLTVGGGIRSVSDIRKVLNAGADKVSICTSAIKNPSLISEGAKIFGSQCIVLSIDAKRKGNKWIAYTHGGRFNSGLSVIEWAKKGEELGAGEILLNSIDKDGTKEGYDLELTKMVSEAVNIPVIASGGAGNLEQVALAILKGKASSVLLASLLHYGEYKIKDIKKYLKERGITVR comes from the coding sequence ATGTTAGCGATAAGAATCATCCCTTGTCTTGATGTAGAAAATGGGAAGGTTGTAAAAGGAGTGAAATTTAAAAATCTAAATAGCGTTGGAGACCCTGTTGAACTTGCAAGAACTTATTACAAAGATGGAGCAGATGAACTTATGTTTTTAGATGTAGGGGCATCTTACAAAAGTAGAGAAATCTTGATAGAAGTTGTAAAAAAGGTCTCTGAAGAAGTCTTTATCCCTCTAACTGTGGGAGGGGGGATCCGTTCTGTTTCAGATATAAGAAAAGTCTTAAATGCTGGGGCAGATAAAGTCTCAATCTGCACAAGTGCCATAAAAAATCCCTCCTTAATAAGTGAAGGAGCTAAAATTTTTGGTTCTCAATGTATCGTGCTTTCAATAGACGCTAAAAGAAAAGGGAACAAATGGATAGCATATACTCACGGAGGTAGATTTAACTCAGGATTATCTGTAATAGAATGGGCAAAAAAAGGTGAAGAATTAGGAGCAGGAGAAATTCTTCTTAATTCAATAGATAAGGATGGAACCAAAGAAGGTTATGATCTTGAACTCACTAAAATGGTCTCAGAAGCAGTGAATATTCCCGTAATCGCCTCAGGAGGAGCAGGGAATCTCGAACAAGTAGCCCTTGCCATTCTAAAAGGAAAAGCTTCCAGTGTTTTACTTGCATCTCTACTTCATTATGGTGAATATAAAATAAAAGATATAAAGAAATATCTAAAAGAAAGGGGGATTACCGTTAGATGA
- the trpC gene encoding indole-3-glycerol phosphate synthase TrpC: MIEKNILKKILDFKKVEIEKRRSFIPLRTFIQKIPKETRDFKKALEGNKISLIAEIKRMSPSSGIIMENLDPIAIAREYESSGASAISIITDAKFFWGKDSDIPLVKGGVGLPILRKDFIIDEYQIYESAYLGADAILLIARILELEQLKKFIQLAKDLGLYPLVEIHKKEELQKVFSTEAEIIGINNRDLETFKTSIDNSINLKKFIPEKYITVSESGIKKREDVQILEEAGFNAILVGETLLREREPGEKIKELLGR, translated from the coding sequence ATGATAGAAAAAAATATTCTAAAAAAGATCCTCGATTTTAAAAAAGTAGAAATTGAGAAAAGAAGGAGTTTCATTCCTCTTAGAACTTTTATCCAAAAAATACCAAAAGAAACAAGAGATTTTAAGAAAGCTTTAGAGGGAAACAAAATTTCTCTAATTGCTGAAATAAAAAGAATGTCTCCTTCTTCTGGAATAATAATGGAAAATCTTGATCCTATTGCTATAGCAAGGGAATATGAAAGTTCTGGGGCGAGTGCAATATCTATTATAACTGATGCAAAATTCTTCTGGGGCAAAGATAGTGACATACCTCTTGTAAAAGGAGGAGTTGGGCTCCCTATATTAAGAAAAGATTTCATCATAGACGAATATCAAATATATGAATCCGCCTATCTTGGAGCTGATGCAATCCTTTTAATAGCAAGAATCCTTGAATTAGAACAATTAAAAAAATTTATCCAACTTGCAAAAGACCTTGGACTTTATCCCCTTGTAGAGATCCACAAAAAAGAAGAACTACAGAAAGTCTTCTCTACCGAAGCAGAGATAATAGGGATAAACAATAGAGATCTCGAAACATTCAAAACATCTATTGACAACTCAATAAATTTAAAGAAATTTATCCCTGAGAAATATATAACAGTGAGTGAAAGTGGTATTAAAAAAAGAGAGGACGTCCAAATCTTAGAAGAAGCAGGATTTAACGCAATTTTAGTTGGAGAAACACTATTAAGGGAAAGAGAACCTGGAGAAAAAATAAAAGAACTTCTTGGAAGGTAA
- the hisC gene encoding histidinol-phosphate transaminase yields MKYVRKEIQELKEYKVPQEKYEVKLNQNESPYDVPLNLKKEILKRMLKINWNRYPPRTANPLVEAIAKYNNFPKNGIVAGNASNEIIQAVFQTFCEKKDKVTFVSPSFPIYTYLAKIMNLTIIEVPLLEDFSFDIRSIIKKGKNSKMVVLAVPNNPTGTTIFLPEIEEIAKNINGVLVLDEAYFEFSKETAVPLLNKYENLVIIRTLSKAFGLAGLRIGYLLSNETLASQIQKAKLPFSLGIFSQVAGEVLLKNKEYKEEVVKKIIKERENIFSKLQDLPGIEPIPSYTNFILFKTKFLSGKELFEELYKKGVLLRYFDNPRLKNTLRVTIGKTKENKIFIERLREVINEKNIC; encoded by the coding sequence ATGAAATATGTAAGAAAAGAAATTCAGGAATTGAAAGAATACAAAGTTCCACAAGAGAAATATGAAGTAAAGCTAAATCAAAATGAGTCTCCTTATGATGTTCCTTTAAATTTAAAAAAAGAAATATTAAAAAGAATGCTTAAAATAAACTGGAATAGATATCCGCCACGAACTGCCAATCCTTTAGTTGAAGCAATTGCTAAATATAATAATTTTCCCAAAAATGGAATAGTGGCAGGGAATGCCTCAAATGAAATAATTCAAGCAGTCTTCCAAACATTCTGTGAAAAAAAAGATAAAGTTACTTTCGTTTCTCCAAGTTTTCCAATATACACTTATCTTGCTAAAATTATGAATCTAACAATAATAGAGGTTCCCCTTTTAGAAGATTTCAGTTTTGATATAAGATCAATAATCAAAAAAGGAAAAAATTCAAAAATGGTCGTTTTAGCAGTCCCAAACAATCCTACAGGAACAACAATTTTTCTTCCAGAAATAGAAGAAATTGCAAAAAATATAAATGGAGTTTTAGTTTTAGACGAAGCTTATTTCGAATTCTCAAAGGAAACCGCAGTTCCCCTATTAAATAAATATGAAAATCTCGTTATAATTAGAACTCTATCTAAAGCTTTTGGACTGGCAGGCCTTAGAATCGGCTATCTTTTAAGTAATGAAACTTTAGCAAGCCAAATTCAAAAGGCAAAGCTTCCCTTCTCCTTGGGAATATTCAGCCAGGTGGCGGGAGAGGTTTTATTAAAAAATAAGGAATATAAAGAAGAGGTTGTAAAAAAAATCATAAAAGAAAGAGAGAATATTTTCTCCAAATTACAAGATCTTCCAGGAATTGAACCCATTCCTTCTTACACTAATTTTATCCTTTTTAAAACAAAATTTCTTTCTGGAAAAGAACTATTTGAAGAACTTTATAAAAAGGGAGTCCTTTTAAGATACTTCGACAACCCAAGATTGAAAAACACATTGAGGGTAACAATTGGAAAAACCAAAGAAAATAAAATTTTTATTGAAAGATTGAGAGAGGTTATAAATGAGAAAAACATCTGTTGA
- the hisH gene encoding imidazole glycerol phosphate synthase subunit HisH: protein MIAIIDYGAGNLHSVKKAFNFLKKETIVATEPKDLKEINKIVLPGVGAFEAAINKLKENGFYEIIKNWLINNRPFLGICLGMQLLFEESMESKESKGFGIFKGKCLKFEKGKVPQIGWNEIEIKKNSPLLTGIKNKTYFYFLHSYFVEPIDSEIIVATTNYYKNYPSIIEKGNIIGVQFHPEKSGEMGLKLLRNWVEKC from the coding sequence ATGATAGCAATAATTGATTATGGTGCAGGGAATCTCCACTCGGTAAAGAAAGCTTTTAATTTTCTAAAAAAAGAGACTATAGTAGCAACGGAGCCAAAAGATTTAAAAGAAATTAATAAAATTGTTCTTCCAGGAGTTGGGGCTTTTGAAGCAGCAATAAATAAATTAAAAGAAAATGGTTTTTATGAAATAATAAAGAATTGGCTAATTAATAATAGACCTTTTTTGGGCATCTGCCTTGGTATGCAACTTCTCTTCGAAGAAAGTATGGAATCTAAAGAATCAAAAGGCTTTGGAATCTTTAAGGGGAAATGTCTTAAATTTGAAAAAGGTAAAGTTCCTCAAATAGGATGGAACGAAATAGAAATTAAAAAGAATTCTCCTCTCCTTACAGGAATCAAAAATAAAACTTATTTTTATTTTTTGCACAGTTATTTTGTAGAACCTATCGATTCTGAAATAATTGTAGCTACTACCAATTACTATAAGAATTATCCTTCAATAATAGAAAAAGGTAATATAATAGGAGTTCAATTTCATCCTGAAAAAAGTGGAGAAATGGGTCTAAAACTCCTAAGAAATTGGGTAGAAAAATGTTAG
- the trpD gene encoding anthranilate phosphoribosyltransferase → MNIKDAIKKVVEEENLTQEEAYKVALSIMNGETTDAQIASLITGMRMKGETVDEITGFVRAMREKVTKINVPIECLIDTCGTGGDGVGTFNISTISAFVAAGANCKVAKHGNRSVSSRCGSADLLKELGINIENPPEKVEKCIQEAGFGFLFAPLLHPAMKYAIGPRREMGIRTIFNILGPLTNPAGAKRQLLGVYSKELTSTIANVLLNLGSIHCMVVHGEDGLDEITTTGKTFVSELKMGEIIEYTITPEDFGIKRANLEELKGGTPEENAKITVSILKGEKGPKRDVTLLNAGAAIYIAGKANSLEEGIEKAKESIDSGEALRKLDLLKKIAL, encoded by the coding sequence ATGAACATTAAAGATGCAATTAAAAAAGTTGTAGAAGAAGAAAATCTAACTCAGGAAGAGGCATATAAAGTGGCTCTTTCAATTATGAACGGAGAAACAACAGATGCTCAAATAGCCTCGCTCATAACCGGAATGAGGATGAAGGGAGAAACCGTTGATGAAATAACTGGATTTGTAAGAGCTATGAGAGAAAAAGTAACAAAGATAAATGTTCCTATTGAATGCCTCATAGATACCTGTGGAACAGGTGGTGATGGAGTAGGAACATTCAATATCTCCACAATAAGCGCATTTGTTGCTGCAGGAGCAAATTGTAAAGTCGCAAAACATGGAAATCGTTCTGTATCAAGTAGATGCGGAAGTGCAGATTTGTTAAAAGAGCTCGGAATCAATATTGAAAATCCACCAGAAAAAGTAGAAAAGTGTATACAAGAAGCAGGATTTGGATTCCTATTTGCACCTCTTTTACATCCCGCTATGAAATACGCAATTGGGCCAAGAAGAGAGATGGGAATTAGAACAATATTTAATATCCTTGGTCCTTTAACAAATCCTGCAGGAGCAAAAAGACAACTATTGGGTGTTTATTCTAAAGAATTAACCTCCACAATTGCTAACGTTCTTCTTAATCTTGGATCAATTCACTGTATGGTTGTGCATGGAGAAGATGGCTTAGATGAAATAACAACAACAGGAAAAACTTTTGTAAGTGAATTAAAAATGGGGGAAATAATAGAATATACAATAACACCGGAAGACTTTGGAATAAAAAGGGCAAATTTAGAAGAACTTAAAGGAGGAACCCCAGAAGAAAATGCAAAAATAACAGTTAGTATTCTCAAAGGAGAAAAAGGTCCTAAAAGAGATGTTACTTTGCTAAATGCAGGAGCAGCTATATATATTGCAGGGAAAGCAAACTCCTTAGAGGAAGGTATCGAAAAAGCAAAGGAATCCATCGATTCAGGAGAAGCATTAAGAAAATTAGACCTATTAAAGAAGATAGCTCTATGA
- a CDS encoding radical SAM protein has protein sequence MKERKVKIAWYGKHFGEEPPLVGELSFGNGKNGAGTIFFSGCNLHCVFCQNYQISQENLGREYSILDLAEIMLGLERDGALNIDLVTPTIWWKEIKEAIVIARRKGLSIPIVWNSNAYESVNMLREMKGFVDIYLPDFKYMDDKLAMKYSRAFGYSKIAEKAIREMYNQVGNLYLKDQIAKRGLIIRHLILPGYLDNSFCVLKKIAEIDKEIYVSLMTQYYPLYLAKNFPEINRSLTEDEIIYSENKRLELGLLNGWNQERGSGEVFLPDFRKQNPFS, from the coding sequence ATGAAGGAAAGAAAAGTAAAAATTGCCTGGTATGGGAAACATTTTGGGGAAGAACCACCTTTAGTGGGAGAGCTTTCTTTTGGGAATGGAAAAAATGGAGCTGGCACAATTTTCTTTTCCGGATGCAATCTTCATTGTGTTTTTTGTCAGAATTATCAGATTTCTCAAGAAAATCTTGGGAGGGAATATTCCATTTTAGACTTAGCTGAGATTATGCTTGGGCTTGAGAGAGATGGTGCGCTTAATATTGATCTTGTTACTCCTACAATTTGGTGGAAAGAGATAAAAGAAGCTATTGTTATTGCTCGGAGAAAAGGGCTTTCTATTCCAATTGTTTGGAATTCGAATGCTTATGAAAGTGTAAATATGCTTAGAGAAATGAAAGGTTTTGTTGATATTTATCTACCTGATTTTAAATATATGGATGATAAATTGGCAATGAAATATTCAAGAGCTTTTGGTTATTCTAAAATAGCTGAGAAAGCAATTAGGGAAATGTATAATCAGGTCGGTAATTTATATTTGAAGGACCAAATTGCAAAAAGAGGTTTAATCATTCGGCATTTAATTCTCCCTGGGTATTTAGATAATAGTTTTTGTGTTCTAAAGAAAATTGCAGAGATTGATAAAGAGATTTATGTAAGCTTAATGACTCAATATTACCCTCTGTATCTTGCAAAAAATTTTCCTGAAATAAATCGTTCTCTTACTGAAGATGAAATTATCTACTCAGAGAATAAGAGACTGGAACTAGGGCTTTTAAATGGTTGGAACCAAGAAAGAGGTTCTGGAGAGGTATTTTTGCCAGACTTTAGGAAACAAAATCCCTTTTCCTAA